One genomic segment of Garra rufa chromosome 13, GarRuf1.0, whole genome shotgun sequence includes these proteins:
- the ppp1r13bb gene encoding protein phosphatase 1, regulatory subunit 13Bb isoform X3: protein MLAPSVLFVIPLYLLICLLLHPITLSLHTSLIYTSGTNFLPPGRVYKVGNPRVELTLSELQEMATRQQQQIEAQQQMLVAKEQRLRYLKQQERRQQQAVSETEKLQRLKERVESQEAKLKKIRAMRGQVDYSKVINGNLSAEIEHISGLFQEKQAELQAAVLRVDQLSQQLEDLRRGKLNGLQTLGGQVTGTAALELRKLYQELQIRNKLNQEQNSKLQQQKELLNKRNMEVTLMDKRINELRDRLYKRKAEARQKENLPLNRVNGPPSPQPAPGNTGRVAAVGPYIQVPVPGRQEGYVVPPEPLKPQSLGVNTPANHARSKSDGVRKPPGPWKVSDLDIIVDSIAPPPSEPRPGPGASPSVTCSAAGSDGASPNDTGWPTLNKSNTSVKPPDWKESGTDTTTKTASPAGTPGDKDSTKMGSAPPPNKPQPPPYGAHTSNHPLSSANSGSTSSLDRRKDVPLRPVPSLPTNPPPQPAWPRVPPAPTGSSSQQIQQRISVPPSPTFQPSPPFFPPGERPDPPLAVAVRPFIPDKGSRPQSPRKGPATMNSSSIYHMYLQKAAPKSYPLNVKPAVKAVYGKPLLPPSSTPPSPLPFGGSGAFPALQGPGGDMLDVEFDFEGQIMGVPEPPPPNVDHIPRPLSPTKLTPMVHSPMRYQSDAELEVLRKKLANAPRPLKKRSSITEPEGPNGPNIQKLLYQRFNTLAGGMEGGIGGGSGSGVVTPFYQPSVATGEMLFDADNGNPPPETPVVPSEGAVAEDVVLQGDANDNEPPEEAAEMMTPPVPELSEDDNNNPAETLVILPSPVVEASTPEEADICPSSQPTGKRTNLKKPDSERTGHGLRVKFNPLALLLDASLEGEFDLVQRIIYEVDNPSTPNDEGITPLHNSVCAGHHHIVKFLLDFGVNVNAADSDGWTPLHCAASCNSVHLCKLLVESGAAIFATTISDVETAADKCEEMEEGFIQCSQFLYGVQEKLGVMNKGVVYALWEYEAQSADELSFQEGDAITVLRRKDDTETDWWWSKLNDKEGYVPRNLLGLYPRIKPRQRSLA, encoded by the exons ATGCTGGCACCTTCAGTCCTTTTTGTCATTCCCCTCTACTTGTTAATTTGTCTCCTCTTGCATCCCATCACTCTATCCCTGCACACTTCGCTCATCTACACGTCCGGGACTAACTTTTTGCCCCCAGGGAGAGTCTATAAG gTGGGAAACCCTCGTGTGGAGCTCACTCTCTCAGAGCTGCAGGAGATGGCCACTCGTCAGCAGCAGCAAATTGAGGCCCAGCAACAGATGCTTGTCGCTAAG GAGCAGCGGTTACGCTATTTGAAGCAGCAGGAGCGACGGCAACAGCAGGCTGTGTCTGAGACCGAGAAGCTACAAAGGTTAAAGGAGAGGGTGGAGAGTCAGGAAGCCAAACTCAAAAAGATCCGGGCCATGAGGGGGCAAGTGGACTACAGCAAAGTCATCAATGGAAACCTGT CTGCAGAGATCGAGCACATCAGTGGGCTGTTCCAGGAGAAGCAGGCAGAGCTGCAGGCAGCCGTCTTGAGGGTGGATCAGCTCAGCCAGCAGCTGGAGGACCTGAGGAGGGGCAAACTGAATGGCCTGCAGACCCTCGGGGGTCAGGTCACCGGCACTGCTGCCCTGGAGCTCCGCAAACTGTACCAGGAGCTGCAG ATACGCAATAAGCTGAATCAGGAGCAGAACAGTAAACTTCAGCAGCAGAAAGAGCTGTTGAATAAGAGAAACATGGAGGTGACACTGATGGACAAGCGTATCAATGAGCTTAGAGATCGACTATACAAGAGAAAAGCTGAGGCACGTCAAAAAGAAAACCTTCCA CTGAATAGAGTAAATGGTCCTCCCTCTCCACAGCCGGCTCCCGGAAACACTGGCCGTGTGGCTGCTGTGGGACCCTACATCCAGGTCCCGGTGCCAGGCCGACAGGAGGGTTATGTAGTGCCCCCTGAACCTCTCAAACCTCAGTCACTGGGTGTTAACACCCCAGCCAACCACGCCCGCTCCAAATCAG ACGGAGTGAGAAAGCCTCCCGGCCCCTGGAAGGTCTCTGATTTAGACATCATAGTGGACTCGATTGCTCCGCCCCCTTCAGAGCCACGCCCAGGCCCTGGGGCTTCACCCTCAGTCACCTGCTCTGCGGCAGGGTCGGACGGCGCTTCTC CAAATGACACCGGTTGGCCTACCCTCAACAAGAGCAACACATCAGTCAAACCACCTGACTGGAAGGAGTCTGGAACAGACACGACCACTAAAACAGCATCACCTGCAGGCACTCCTGGAGATAAG GATTCCACTAAAATGGGTTCAGCTCCTCCTCCCAATAAGCCCCAGCCTCCCCCATACGGAGCCCATACCAGCAACCACCCCCTCTCTTCTGCCAACTCGGGTTCCACCAGCTCTTTGGACCGACGCAAGGATGTTCCTCTCAGGCCGGTGCCCAGTCTACCCACCAATCCACCACCGCAGCCGGCCTGGCCCCGTGTTCCCCCTGCACCCACCGGCTCTTCCTCTCAGCAGATCCAGCAGCGCATTTCTGTGCCTCCCAGTCCCACCTTTCAGCCCAGTCCACCCTTTTTCCCCCCTGGTGAGAGGCCAGACCCTCCTCTGGCTGTAGCGGTAAGGCCGTTCATCCCAGATAAGGGCTCCAGACCGCAGTCACCCAGAAAAGGCCCAGCCACCATGAACTCAAGCTCCATCTACCACATGTACCTACAAAAAGCAGCTCCCAAGAGCTACCCTCTGAACGTCAAACCCGCAGTCAAAGCAG TATATGGTAAGCCACTCCTGCCTCCCAGCTCTACGCCCCCTTCTCCCTTACCTTTCGGGGGCTCTGGGGCCTTTCCTGCCCTGCAGGGTCCAGGAGGAGACATGTTGGATGTTGAGTTTGACTTTGAGGGTCAAATCATGGGTGTTCCTGAGCCACCCCCACCCAACGTGGACCACATCCCGCGACCTCTCAGCCCCACTAAGCTCACACCCATGGTGCACTCCCCTATGCGCTACCAGAGCGATGCTGAGCTGGAGGTCTTGCGCAAGAAACTGGCCAATGCTCCACGACCGCTTAAGAAGCGCAGCTCGATTACGGAACCGGAGGGTCCTAATGGCCCCAACATCCAGAAACTTCTCTATCAGCGGTTCAACACCTTGGCTGGAGGGATGGAGGGAGGAATAGGTGGTGGAAGTGGAAGTGGAGTAGTGACTCCATTCTACCAGCCCTCAGTGGCCACAGGTGAAATGCTCTTTGATGCAGACAATGGGAATCCACCTCCAGAAACACCCGTCGTGCCCTCGGAGGGCGCTGTTGCTGAGGATGTTGTCCTGCAAGGTGATGCCAACGATAATGAGCCCCCAGAAGAAGCAGCTGAGATGATGACCCCTCCAGTGCCAGAACTGTCAGAAGATGATAACAATAATCCTGCAGAAACATTAGTGATTTTGCCGAGTCCTGTAGTCGAGGCCAGCACACCTGAAGAAGCAGACATCTGTCCCTCATCTCAGCCCACG GGAAAACGCACTAACCTAAAGAAACCCGACTCAGAGCGGACGGGTCACGGCCTTAGAGTGAAGTTCAACCCACTCGCTCTGCTGCTGGATGCATCCCTGGAGGGCGAGTTTGACCTTGTACAAAGGATAATCTATGAG GTTGACAATCCCAGCACCCCTAATGATGAGGGAATCACACCCCTCCATAACTCAGTGTGTGCCGGACACCACCACATTGTCAAGTTCCTGCTGGACTTTGGTGTTAATGTGAATGCAGCTGACAGTGATGGCTG gacaCCCTTGCATTGTGCCGCCTCCTGTAACAGTGTGCACCTGTGTAAGCTGCTGGTGGAGTCTGGTGCTGCCATCTTTGCCACCACTATCAGTGATGTGGAGACAGCAGCAGACAAATGTGAGGAGATGGAGGAGGGTTTCATACAGTGCTCACAGTTTCTCTATG GTGTGCAGGAGAAGTTGGGAGTGATGAATAAGGGAGTCGTGTACGCACTGTGGGAGTATGAGGCTCAAAGCGCAGATGAGCTGTCCTTTCAGGAGGGTGACGCCATTACTGTCCTACGCAGGAAGGACGATACAGAAACAGATTGGTGGTGGAGTAAACTCAATGACAAAGAGGGCTATGTGCCACGAAATCTATTAGGG CTTTATCCCAGAATAAAACCACGTCAGAGGTCTCTGGCGTAA
- the ppp1r13bb gene encoding protein phosphatase 1, regulatory subunit 13Bb isoform X4: protein MATRQQQQIEAQQQMLVAKEQRLRYLKQQERRQQQAVSETEKLQRLKERVESQEAKLKKIRAMRGQVDYSKVINGNLSAEIEHISGLFQEKQAELQAAVLRVDQLSQQLEDLRRGKLNGLQTLGGQVTGTAALELRKLYQELQIRNKLNQEQNSKLQQQKELLNKRNMEVTLMDKRINELRDRLYKRKAEARQKENLPLNRVNGPPSPQPAPGNTGRVAAVGPYIQVPVPGRQEGYVVPPEPLKPQSLGVNTPANHARSKSDGVRKPPGPWKVSDLDIIVDSIAPPPSEPRPGPGASPSVTCSAAGSDGASPNDTGWPTLNKSNTSVKPPDWKESGTDTTTKTASPAGTPGDKDSTKMGSAPPPNKPQPPPYGAHTSNHPLSSANSGSTSSLDRRKDVPLRPVPSLPTNPPPQPAWPRVPPAPTGSSSQQIQQRISVPPSPTFQPSPPFFPPGERPDPPLAVAVRPFIPDKGSRPQSPRKGPATMNSSSIYHMYLQKAAPKSYPLNVKPAVKAVYGKPLLPPSSTPPSPLPFGGSGAFPALQGPGGDMLDVEFDFEGQIMGVPEPPPPNVDHIPRPLSPTKLTPMVHSPMRYQSDAELEVLRKKLANAPRPLKKRSSITEPEGPNGPNIQKLLYQRFNTLAGGMEGGIGGGSGSGVVTPFYQPSVATGEMLFDADNGNPPPETPVVPSEGAVAEDVVLQGDANDNEPPEEAAEMMTPPVPELSEDDNNNPAETLVILPSPVVEASTPEEADICPSSQPTGKRTNLKKPDSERTGHGLRVKFNPLALLLDASLEGEFDLVQRIIYEVDNPSTPNDEGITPLHNSVCAGHHHIVKFLLDFGVNVNAADSDGWTPLHCAASCNSVHLCKLLVESGAAIFATTISDVETAADKCEEMEEGFIQCSQFLYGVQEKLGVMNKGVVYALWEYEAQSADELSFQEGDAITVLRRKDDTETDWWWSKLNDKEGYVPRNLLGLYPRIKPRQRSLA, encoded by the exons ATGGCCACTCGTCAGCAGCAGCAAATTGAGGCCCAGCAACAGATGCTTGTCGCTAAG GAGCAGCGGTTACGCTATTTGAAGCAGCAGGAGCGACGGCAACAGCAGGCTGTGTCTGAGACCGAGAAGCTACAAAGGTTAAAGGAGAGGGTGGAGAGTCAGGAAGCCAAACTCAAAAAGATCCGGGCCATGAGGGGGCAAGTGGACTACAGCAAAGTCATCAATGGAAACCTGT CTGCAGAGATCGAGCACATCAGTGGGCTGTTCCAGGAGAAGCAGGCAGAGCTGCAGGCAGCCGTCTTGAGGGTGGATCAGCTCAGCCAGCAGCTGGAGGACCTGAGGAGGGGCAAACTGAATGGCCTGCAGACCCTCGGGGGTCAGGTCACCGGCACTGCTGCCCTGGAGCTCCGCAAACTGTACCAGGAGCTGCAG ATACGCAATAAGCTGAATCAGGAGCAGAACAGTAAACTTCAGCAGCAGAAAGAGCTGTTGAATAAGAGAAACATGGAGGTGACACTGATGGACAAGCGTATCAATGAGCTTAGAGATCGACTATACAAGAGAAAAGCTGAGGCACGTCAAAAAGAAAACCTTCCA CTGAATAGAGTAAATGGTCCTCCCTCTCCACAGCCGGCTCCCGGAAACACTGGCCGTGTGGCTGCTGTGGGACCCTACATCCAGGTCCCGGTGCCAGGCCGACAGGAGGGTTATGTAGTGCCCCCTGAACCTCTCAAACCTCAGTCACTGGGTGTTAACACCCCAGCCAACCACGCCCGCTCCAAATCAG ACGGAGTGAGAAAGCCTCCCGGCCCCTGGAAGGTCTCTGATTTAGACATCATAGTGGACTCGATTGCTCCGCCCCCTTCAGAGCCACGCCCAGGCCCTGGGGCTTCACCCTCAGTCACCTGCTCTGCGGCAGGGTCGGACGGCGCTTCTC CAAATGACACCGGTTGGCCTACCCTCAACAAGAGCAACACATCAGTCAAACCACCTGACTGGAAGGAGTCTGGAACAGACACGACCACTAAAACAGCATCACCTGCAGGCACTCCTGGAGATAAG GATTCCACTAAAATGGGTTCAGCTCCTCCTCCCAATAAGCCCCAGCCTCCCCCATACGGAGCCCATACCAGCAACCACCCCCTCTCTTCTGCCAACTCGGGTTCCACCAGCTCTTTGGACCGACGCAAGGATGTTCCTCTCAGGCCGGTGCCCAGTCTACCCACCAATCCACCACCGCAGCCGGCCTGGCCCCGTGTTCCCCCTGCACCCACCGGCTCTTCCTCTCAGCAGATCCAGCAGCGCATTTCTGTGCCTCCCAGTCCCACCTTTCAGCCCAGTCCACCCTTTTTCCCCCCTGGTGAGAGGCCAGACCCTCCTCTGGCTGTAGCGGTAAGGCCGTTCATCCCAGATAAGGGCTCCAGACCGCAGTCACCCAGAAAAGGCCCAGCCACCATGAACTCAAGCTCCATCTACCACATGTACCTACAAAAAGCAGCTCCCAAGAGCTACCCTCTGAACGTCAAACCCGCAGTCAAAGCAG TATATGGTAAGCCACTCCTGCCTCCCAGCTCTACGCCCCCTTCTCCCTTACCTTTCGGGGGCTCTGGGGCCTTTCCTGCCCTGCAGGGTCCAGGAGGAGACATGTTGGATGTTGAGTTTGACTTTGAGGGTCAAATCATGGGTGTTCCTGAGCCACCCCCACCCAACGTGGACCACATCCCGCGACCTCTCAGCCCCACTAAGCTCACACCCATGGTGCACTCCCCTATGCGCTACCAGAGCGATGCTGAGCTGGAGGTCTTGCGCAAGAAACTGGCCAATGCTCCACGACCGCTTAAGAAGCGCAGCTCGATTACGGAACCGGAGGGTCCTAATGGCCCCAACATCCAGAAACTTCTCTATCAGCGGTTCAACACCTTGGCTGGAGGGATGGAGGGAGGAATAGGTGGTGGAAGTGGAAGTGGAGTAGTGACTCCATTCTACCAGCCCTCAGTGGCCACAGGTGAAATGCTCTTTGATGCAGACAATGGGAATCCACCTCCAGAAACACCCGTCGTGCCCTCGGAGGGCGCTGTTGCTGAGGATGTTGTCCTGCAAGGTGATGCCAACGATAATGAGCCCCCAGAAGAAGCAGCTGAGATGATGACCCCTCCAGTGCCAGAACTGTCAGAAGATGATAACAATAATCCTGCAGAAACATTAGTGATTTTGCCGAGTCCTGTAGTCGAGGCCAGCACACCTGAAGAAGCAGACATCTGTCCCTCATCTCAGCCCACG GGAAAACGCACTAACCTAAAGAAACCCGACTCAGAGCGGACGGGTCACGGCCTTAGAGTGAAGTTCAACCCACTCGCTCTGCTGCTGGATGCATCCCTGGAGGGCGAGTTTGACCTTGTACAAAGGATAATCTATGAG GTTGACAATCCCAGCACCCCTAATGATGAGGGAATCACACCCCTCCATAACTCAGTGTGTGCCGGACACCACCACATTGTCAAGTTCCTGCTGGACTTTGGTGTTAATGTGAATGCAGCTGACAGTGATGGCTG gacaCCCTTGCATTGTGCCGCCTCCTGTAACAGTGTGCACCTGTGTAAGCTGCTGGTGGAGTCTGGTGCTGCCATCTTTGCCACCACTATCAGTGATGTGGAGACAGCAGCAGACAAATGTGAGGAGATGGAGGAGGGTTTCATACAGTGCTCACAGTTTCTCTATG GTGTGCAGGAGAAGTTGGGAGTGATGAATAAGGGAGTCGTGTACGCACTGTGGGAGTATGAGGCTCAAAGCGCAGATGAGCTGTCCTTTCAGGAGGGTGACGCCATTACTGTCCTACGCAGGAAGGACGATACAGAAACAGATTGGTGGTGGAGTAAACTCAATGACAAAGAGGGCTATGTGCCACGAAATCTATTAGGG CTTTATCCCAGAATAAAACCACGTCAGAGGTCTCTGGCGTAA